One window of Chloroflexus aggregans DSM 9485 genomic DNA carries:
- the carA gene encoding glutamine-hydrolyzing carbamoyl-phosphate synthase small subunit has product MDAVLVLEDGRVFPGRSFGAPGERIGEVVFHTGMTGYQEILTDPSYCGQLVTMTAPHIGNTGVNDFDPESIQPQVAGFIVRNYSEHYSSWRARGSLSQLLRDYGIVAISEVDTRALTRHIRTAGAMRGIISTTGESIETLLAKCRAAPPMEGQDLTQVVTCPEPYHWTTNSEPFTPPYPNGPAKELTYHVVAYDFGIKRTILRRLVDHGCRVTVVPATTSPAEALALRPDGIFFSNGPGDPAAATYAVATLRALLGKLPIFGICLGHQLMGLALGGRTYKLPFGHHGANHPVRYLPTGRVEITSQNHGFAVDLDSLPAGVELTHINLNDQTLEGFSYPELHCFSVQYHPEAGPGPHDATYLFAQFTAMMAAAKR; this is encoded by the coding sequence ATGGATGCAGTACTTGTGCTTGAAGATGGTCGTGTGTTTCCCGGTCGTTCGTTTGGTGCTCCCGGTGAGCGGATCGGTGAGGTGGTGTTTCACACCGGCATGACCGGTTACCAAGAGATTCTGACCGATCCCTCTTACTGTGGTCAACTTGTCACGATGACTGCGCCGCATATTGGAAATACCGGCGTCAACGATTTTGACCCTGAGTCGATCCAGCCGCAAGTAGCGGGCTTTATCGTGCGTAATTATAGCGAACACTATAGTTCGTGGCGGGCCAGAGGGAGTCTTTCCCAGTTGTTGCGTGACTACGGGATTGTCGCGATTAGCGAGGTCGATACACGGGCCTTGACGCGCCATATTCGTACTGCCGGTGCGATGCGCGGGATTATCTCAACCACCGGCGAGTCGATTGAAACCCTGTTAGCAAAGTGTCGAGCTGCACCACCGATGGAAGGGCAAGACCTAACGCAGGTGGTGACTTGTCCTGAACCGTACCATTGGACAACGAACAGTGAGCCGTTTACCCCGCCCTACCCCAATGGCCCCGCCAAAGAGCTTACGTACCATGTGGTGGCTTACGATTTTGGGATCAAGCGCACCATCTTACGTCGCTTAGTCGATCATGGTTGCCGGGTGACCGTCGTTCCGGCGACGACATCACCGGCTGAGGCGTTGGCGCTCCGGCCTGATGGTATCTTCTTCTCAAACGGGCCGGGTGATCCGGCGGCGGCGACCTATGCGGTGGCGACGTTGCGCGCGTTGCTGGGTAAATTGCCGATCTTCGGTATCTGTCTCGGTCACCAACTGATGGGGCTGGCATTAGGTGGACGCACGTACAAGTTGCCGTTCGGTCATCACGGGGCGAACCATCCGGTACGCTATCTGCCAACGGGGCGGGTGGAGATTACCTCGCAAAATCACGGCTTTGCAGTTGATCTGGATTCGTTGCCGGCAGGCGTTGAATTGACCCACATCAACCTGAACGATCAGACGTTGGAAGGGTTTAGCTATCCAGAACTGCATTGCTTCAGTGTACAGTATCACCCTGAAGCCGGGCCGGGTCCACACGATGCGACCTATCTCTTTGCTCAGTTTACCGCGATGATGGCTGCTGCGAAGCGGTAG
- the nifJ gene encoding pyruvate:ferredoxin (flavodoxin) oxidoreductase: protein MGSRRVTLDGNEAVANVAYQLSEVIAIYPITPSTPMGELADAYAAAGKPNLWGVVPTVYEMQSEGGAAGALHGAMQTGALTTTFTASQGLLLMIPNMFKMAAEMTPGVFHVAARAVATQALSIFGDQSDVMAARTTGVGMIASASVQEAQDLALIAHASSLAGKLPVIHFFDGFRTSHEVNTIIQLEPEEIRAMIKDEWVHDQRAHALSPEHPVIRGTAQNPDVAFQARERIQPILDAFPNVVQEQMDRFAAITGRQYHLFDYFGAPDAERVIVIMGSGGETARETAFYLHRQGEKVGVVMVRLFRPFAAEAFRAVLPPTVKAIAVLDRTKEPGASGEPLFLDVVSALRNQPITIIGGRYGLSSKEFTPGMAAAVFAELAKPHPKEHFTVGINDDVSHSSLSYDPDLCIDPPGTVRCVFWGLGSDGTVGANKNSIKIIGDSSEGEAERYAQGYFVYDSKKSGSVTISHLRFGPSPLATPYLIGKGQAQFVACHNFSFLERFDILQYAAPNGVFLLNSPYGPDQVWHQLPTVVQRKIRDLNLRFYVIDATAVANEVGMRGRINTVMQTCFFAISGVLPREDAIAAIKQSIKKTYGRRGEAVVKQNWAAVDRTLDRLYEVPIPPPSEDNGLPMRPPVPEHAPPFVREVLGPMIAGRGDELPVSAIPIDGSFPTGTTKWEKRNIAIEIPVWDPNICIQCNKCVFVCPHATIRAKVYPEEALAGAPEGFQSAPARFKEFPGQRYTLQVAPEDCTGCGLCVEACPVKDKRAVGRKAINLQPQAPIRAREAAYWDFFVSLPDVDRTLIPSGSVKHTQLYVPLMEFSGACAGCGETPYLKLLSQLFGDRAIIANATGCSSIYGGNLPTTPWTTNAEGRGPAWCNSLFEDNAEFGLGMRLSIDQQLAHAHMLLNQLRPILGAEFVEDLLNADQHTEVGIREQRERVAILKQRLRELIDGNPPEVNTMRDLLALADVLIKRSIWIVGGDGWAYDIGFGGLDHVFASGRDVNILVLDTEVYSNTGGQASKSTPTGAVAKFAARGKGGVKKDLAQIAMTYGDVYVARVAFGADDVQTLRAFQEAEAYPGVSLIIAYSHCIAHGYDLRRGLEQQRLAVETGIWPLYRYNPAIHEGSPLTIDSKAPSLDPEVYLRGEGRFQMLQQANPARYEQLLNSLRRQVALKWAHLQWMANELVAETKEGLR from the coding sequence ATGGGATCACGGCGTGTAACGCTGGATGGCAATGAAGCAGTTGCTAACGTTGCCTATCAACTGAGTGAAGTGATCGCAATCTATCCGATAACCCCTTCCACTCCGATGGGTGAGCTTGCCGATGCGTATGCGGCCGCCGGTAAGCCGAATCTGTGGGGTGTCGTGCCAACCGTGTATGAAATGCAGTCTGAGGGTGGAGCTGCCGGTGCATTACACGGTGCTATGCAGACCGGCGCATTGACCACTACCTTCACCGCCTCGCAAGGACTGCTGTTGATGATTCCCAACATGTTCAAGATGGCCGCCGAGATGACGCCCGGTGTGTTCCACGTTGCGGCGCGCGCTGTGGCAACCCAAGCGTTGTCGATCTTCGGCGATCAGTCTGATGTGATGGCCGCCCGTACCACCGGTGTTGGTATGATCGCGTCAGCGTCGGTCCAAGAGGCGCAGGATCTAGCCCTCATTGCCCACGCCAGTTCACTGGCCGGTAAGCTGCCGGTGATCCACTTCTTCGACGGATTTCGCACCTCGCACGAGGTGAATACCATTATTCAGCTCGAACCGGAAGAGATTCGGGCAATGATCAAGGACGAGTGGGTCCACGATCAGCGTGCTCACGCCCTCTCCCCCGAACATCCGGTGATTCGCGGTACGGCGCAGAATCCAGATGTCGCATTTCAAGCCCGTGAGCGCATCCAACCCATTCTCGATGCCTTTCCCAACGTCGTGCAGGAGCAGATGGATCGTTTCGCGGCCATCACCGGTCGCCAGTACCATCTCTTCGACTACTTCGGCGCACCCGATGCCGAACGGGTGATTGTGATAATGGGATCGGGTGGTGAGACCGCCCGTGAGACGGCATTCTACCTGCATCGGCAGGGTGAGAAGGTCGGGGTGGTGATGGTGCGCCTATTCCGGCCCTTTGCCGCCGAGGCGTTCCGCGCCGTCCTTCCGCCAACCGTAAAAGCCATTGCCGTCCTCGACCGCACCAAAGAGCCAGGCGCTTCTGGAGAACCGCTCTTCCTCGATGTGGTAAGCGCATTGCGCAATCAGCCGATCACGATTATCGGGGGACGCTACGGTCTCTCGTCCAAAGAGTTTACACCCGGTATGGCAGCAGCCGTCTTTGCCGAGTTGGCAAAACCCCATCCCAAAGAGCACTTCACCGTCGGGATCAACGATGATGTCAGTCATAGCAGTTTGAGCTACGATCCCGATCTCTGCATTGATCCCCCCGGTACGGTACGTTGTGTATTCTGGGGACTCGGCTCAGACGGCACGGTCGGGGCAAACAAGAACAGCATTAAGATCATCGGGGATAGCAGTGAAGGTGAGGCCGAACGCTACGCTCAAGGGTATTTCGTCTACGACTCGAAGAAGTCAGGGTCGGTGACCATCTCGCATTTGCGCTTTGGCCCCTCGCCACTGGCAACCCCCTATCTTATCGGCAAGGGTCAAGCTCAATTCGTCGCTTGTCACAATTTTAGTTTCCTCGAGCGGTTTGATATCTTGCAATACGCTGCTCCCAACGGGGTCTTCCTGCTCAACAGTCCTTACGGTCCCGATCAGGTCTGGCACCAATTGCCGACCGTCGTCCAGCGCAAGATTCGCGATCTAAACCTGCGCTTCTATGTGATTGATGCAACGGCAGTAGCGAACGAAGTCGGTATGCGCGGTCGCATTAACACCGTTATGCAAACCTGCTTCTTCGCTATCAGTGGCGTGTTACCACGCGAAGACGCCATTGCCGCCATCAAACAATCGATCAAGAAGACCTACGGTCGGCGCGGTGAGGCTGTCGTGAAGCAAAATTGGGCTGCCGTAGATCGCACCCTCGATCGCCTCTACGAAGTACCTATTCCGCCGCCAAGTGAAGATAACGGCTTACCGATGCGTCCTCCGGTACCTGAGCATGCACCGCCGTTCGTGCGCGAAGTGCTCGGCCCGATGATCGCCGGGCGCGGCGATGAACTGCCGGTCAGTGCAATTCCCATTGATGGCTCCTTCCCCACCGGTACCACCAAGTGGGAGAAACGCAATATCGCGATCGAGATTCCGGTGTGGGACCCGAACATCTGCATTCAATGCAACAAGTGTGTGTTTGTCTGTCCGCACGCAACGATCCGGGCTAAGGTCTACCCCGAAGAGGCGCTTGCCGGCGCTCCCGAAGGTTTCCAGAGCGCACCGGCCCGTTTCAAAGAATTCCCCGGCCAACGCTATACGCTACAAGTGGCACCGGAAGACTGCACCGGCTGTGGCTTGTGTGTCGAGGCGTGCCCGGTCAAAGATAAGCGTGCAGTCGGACGCAAGGCGATCAATCTGCAACCGCAAGCCCCCATCCGTGCTCGCGAAGCCGCGTACTGGGACTTCTTCGTCAGCCTACCCGACGTAGATCGCACACTCATCCCATCCGGTAGCGTCAAACATACGCAGTTGTACGTGCCGTTGATGGAATTTTCGGGTGCGTGCGCCGGGTGCGGCGAAACACCCTACCTCAAACTGCTCAGCCAACTGTTTGGCGACCGTGCGATCATTGCCAACGCCACCGGTTGTTCGTCCATTTACGGTGGCAATCTCCCGACCACCCCGTGGACGACCAACGCCGAGGGGCGTGGGCCGGCATGGTGCAATTCACTGTTTGAAGATAACGCCGAATTTGGCCTTGGTATGCGGCTAAGCATCGACCAGCAACTCGCCCATGCCCACATGCTCCTCAACCAACTCCGCCCTATCCTTGGTGCCGAGTTTGTCGAAGACCTGCTCAACGCCGATCAGCACACCGAAGTTGGTATTCGCGAACAGCGTGAACGAGTAGCCATCCTCAAGCAGCGGCTCCGTGAACTGATCGACGGCAACCCGCCAGAGGTGAACACAATGCGTGACCTGCTGGCACTGGCCGATGTGCTGATCAAACGCAGCATCTGGATTGTTGGTGGTGACGGCTGGGCCTACGACATCGGCTTTGGCGGTCTCGATCACGTCTTCGCCTCAGGGCGCGATGTCAATATTCTCGTGCTCGATACCGAAGTCTACTCCAATACCGGCGGGCAGGCGAGCAAGTCAACCCCAACCGGCGCCGTTGCCAAGTTCGCCGCACGTGGCAAAGGCGGGGTGAAGAAAGATCTGGCCCAGATCGCAATGACCTACGGTGATGTCTACGTAGCGCGCGTTGCCTTCGGCGCCGACGATGTTCAAACCTTACGCGCCTTCCAAGAGGCTGAGGCCTATCCCGGTGTTTCACTCATTATTGCCTACAGCCACTGTATCGCCCATGGCTACGACCTACGTCGCGGCCTCGAGCAGCAACGGCTCGCGGTCGAAACCGGTATCTGGCCGCTGTACCGCTACAACCCTGCTATCCACGAAGGCTCACCGTTGACAATCGACTCGAAGGCGCCGAGCCTCGATCCCGAAGTCTATCTGCGCGGTGAAGGGCGCTTCCAAATGTTGCAACAGGCGAACCCAGCACGCTACGAGCAGTTGCTGAATAGCTTGCGCCGCCAAGTGGCACTCAAGTGGGCACATTTGCAGTGGATGGCCAATGAGCTGGTTGCTGAGACGAAGGAGGGGCTGCGATGA
- the ribD gene encoding bifunctional diaminohydroxyphosphoribosylaminopyrimidine deaminase/5-amino-6-(5-phosphoribosylamino)uracil reductase RibD, which translates to MCQHPDPETYMRRALVLAQQAAGRTSPNPMVGAVIVKDGRIVGEGYHRRAGEPHAEVEALRVAGEAARGATMYVTLEPCAHVGRTPPCTDAIIAAGITEVYYAIADPNPLVSGKGHAQLAAAGIRVQCGVCEAEAFELNRPFFKHITTGRPFVTAKFAMSLDGKIATVIGQSRWISNAAARRRVHHLRNRTDAVLVGAGTVIADDPSLTTRLPDLSPDSIRHPLRIVADSRGRVPLSAKVFDPDLPGQTVVATTELIPADHRRALVERGVDVWLLPASDDGRVRLSALFDELGRRGMLSVLVEGGSELLGACFCERLIDRVWVFMAPLIIGGQHAPGPVGGSGYALLSQAARLGRMHVELIPADDDESAAPDIWIQADVSYPEEEVCSPVLSRKLVQSNHLPKSMADGR; encoded by the coding sequence ATGTGTCAGCATCCTGATCCCGAAACGTACATGCGTCGCGCACTGGTGCTTGCCCAACAAGCTGCCGGTCGCACCAGTCCCAACCCAATGGTCGGCGCCGTGATCGTCAAAGATGGTCGGATCGTCGGTGAAGGCTATCACCGGCGGGCCGGTGAGCCGCATGCCGAAGTCGAGGCGTTGCGTGTGGCCGGCGAAGCGGCTCGCGGCGCAACGATGTATGTCACACTCGAACCCTGTGCGCATGTTGGACGTACACCACCGTGTACCGATGCGATTATCGCTGCCGGTATTACCGAGGTGTATTACGCCATTGCCGATCCCAATCCACTCGTCTCCGGCAAGGGGCATGCGCAGCTCGCTGCCGCCGGGATTCGGGTACAGTGCGGTGTGTGCGAAGCGGAAGCCTTTGAACTTAATCGCCCCTTCTTCAAGCACATCACCACCGGTCGTCCCTTTGTAACGGCCAAGTTCGCGATGAGCCTCGATGGAAAAATTGCGACTGTTATCGGCCAGTCGCGCTGGATCAGTAATGCTGCTGCTCGCCGGCGTGTTCACCACTTACGCAATCGTACCGATGCGGTGCTCGTTGGAGCGGGTACCGTCATTGCAGACGATCCGAGTCTCACTACTCGCCTACCCGATCTGTCGCCTGATAGCATCCGTCATCCCCTGCGGATTGTGGCCGATAGCCGCGGACGGGTCCCGTTATCGGCCAAGGTGTTCGATCCAGACTTACCCGGTCAGACGGTTGTGGCAACAACCGAGCTGATCCCTGCCGATCATCGGCGTGCGCTGGTTGAACGTGGTGTGGACGTCTGGCTCTTGCCGGCCAGCGACGACGGCCGGGTGAGACTGTCAGCCCTCTTCGATGAACTAGGTCGGCGCGGGATGCTCTCGGTACTGGTTGAAGGGGGGAGTGAATTGCTGGGCGCATGTTTTTGCGAACGCTTGATCGACCGGGTGTGGGTTTTTATGGCACCGCTGATTATCGGTGGGCAACATGCCCCTGGCCCGGTTGGGGGGAGCGGATACGCCCTCTTATCGCAGGCAGCCCGTTTAGGTCGGATGCATGTTGAACTCATTCCGGCTGACGATGATGAATCGGCAGCCCCCGATATATGGATACAGGCCGATGTATCTTATCCAGAGGAAGAGGTATGTTCACCGGTATTATCGAGGAAATTGGTACAGTCGAATCACTTACCGAAATCGATGGCGGATGGTCGTTAA
- the ribH gene encoding 6,7-dimethyl-8-ribityllumazine synthase, which yields MGQTFEGQLVGTGLVCGIVISRFNDTIGRELLRGAIDTLTRHGVAADDIDIAWVPGAFEIPLVAKRMAERKRATDDRPYYDAIICLGVVIRGSTSHFDYVAGQAANGIASSALVTGVPIIFGVLTTDTIEQAIERAGTKAGNRGSDAALAAIEMATLLRSFAWNRQHR from the coding sequence ATGGGGCAAACCTTTGAAGGTCAACTGGTCGGCACCGGTTTGGTCTGTGGGATCGTCATCTCGCGCTTCAACGATACGATTGGGCGTGAGCTATTGCGTGGGGCAATCGATACTTTGACGCGGCACGGTGTTGCCGCTGATGATATTGACATTGCGTGGGTGCCAGGTGCGTTTGAGATCCCGTTGGTCGCCAAACGCATGGCCGAGCGTAAACGTGCTACCGATGATCGCCCGTATTACGACGCCATCATCTGCTTAGGGGTCGTGATTCGAGGATCAACCAGCCATTTCGATTACGTCGCCGGGCAGGCGGCAAACGGCATTGCGTCTAGCGCCTTAGTCACCGGCGTACCGATCATTTTTGGGGTACTCACGACCGATACAATTGAGCAAGCAATTGAGCGCGCCGGGACAAAAGCCGGTAATCGTGGGAGTGACGCCGCATTAGCCGCAATTGAAATGGCTACTCTGCTGCGGTCGTTTGCGTGGAACAGGCAGCATCGGTAG
- the ribB gene encoding 3,4-dihydroxy-2-butanone-4-phosphate synthase encodes MPFASVETAIADFRAGKFVIIVDAADRENEGDLAMAAEFVTPAAITFMAREGCGLICVAMTGERLDELQLPLMVPPTDNTNHFGTAFTVSVEARYGVTTGISAFDRATTIRTLIDPATRPEDLVRPGHVFPLRARDGGVLVRPGQTEASLDLARLAGLYPAAVICEIMNPDGTMARLPDLERFAARHGLTLLSIADLIAYRRRIEQVEPMIVTA; translated from the coding sequence ATGCCGTTCGCCAGCGTTGAAACCGCAATTGCCGATTTTCGTGCCGGTAAGTTTGTGATTATCGTTGATGCTGCCGATCGTGAAAACGAGGGCGATTTAGCGATGGCTGCCGAGTTTGTCACACCGGCGGCGATCACCTTTATGGCGCGTGAAGGGTGTGGCCTGATCTGTGTCGCGATGACCGGTGAGCGGCTTGATGAGCTACAGCTACCGCTCATGGTTCCACCCACCGATAACACGAACCATTTTGGTACTGCTTTCACCGTTTCGGTTGAAGCACGCTATGGAGTCACAACCGGTATTTCGGCTTTTGATCGAGCGACGACTATTCGGACATTGATCGATCCGGCGACTCGTCCTGAAGATCTTGTGCGGCCCGGTCATGTCTTCCCATTACGGGCCAGAGACGGTGGTGTGCTCGTCCGACCCGGTCAAACTGAAGCATCGCTCGATCTGGCCCGATTGGCCGGTCTCTATCCGGCAGCAGTTATCTGCGAGATTATGAATCCTGATGGTACGATGGCCCGTTTACCCGATCTGGAGCGATTTGCTGCTCGTCACGGCCTCACGCTGCTATCGATTGCCGATCTCATCGCGTACCGCCGGCGTATCGAGCAGGTGGAGCCGATGATAGTAACTGCATAG
- a CDS encoding glycosyltransferase — translation MHILQLYKDYPPVKGGIEGHVQLLSEGLAARGHRVTVLYVAPERRGCHTWRNGVELIGVPRLVTLARTPLSPALLWYAARLRPDIIHAHHPYPFGDLALLVTRAPFVITYHSDIVRQRILGRLTAPLINHTLHRAACVIATSPPLAATSPWLRCHRERIRIIPFGLPPLPLPDPALVAALHRRFPGPNALFVGRLRYYKGVEYLIQAIARLPRGHAIIAGGDATVRGYDLVRLAAVLGVEHRVHVLGEVDQMTLRALYALADVFVLPSVARSEAFGIVQIEAQLAGLPVICTELGTGTSFVTQHGRTGLVVPPADPSALAQALASLFNNPSRARALGLAGRERAITEFRLSQMVERTEQVYREVTAV, via the coding sequence ATGCACATTCTGCAACTCTACAAAGACTATCCACCGGTGAAAGGCGGTATCGAAGGACACGTGCAACTGCTCAGTGAAGGGTTAGCAGCACGTGGTCATCGTGTAACGGTACTCTACGTCGCACCCGAACGGCGTGGTTGTCATACGTGGCGCAACGGGGTCGAACTCATCGGTGTGCCGCGCCTGGTTACCCTGGCTCGCACCCCGTTAAGCCCGGCCCTGCTCTGGTATGCGGCACGCTTACGCCCCGACATAATCCACGCGCATCATCCATACCCTTTTGGCGATCTGGCGCTCCTCGTCACGCGGGCCCCATTCGTGATAACCTACCACAGCGACATTGTGCGTCAGCGCATACTGGGCCGCTTGACGGCTCCCTTGATCAATCACACCCTCCACCGTGCCGCCTGCGTGATTGCCACCAGCCCACCATTGGCCGCTACATCACCATGGCTACGGTGCCATCGGGAACGGATACGGATTATCCCCTTCGGCCTTCCTCCATTGCCGTTACCCGATCCAGCGTTAGTGGCGGCCCTACACCGGCGCTTCCCCGGTCCTAATGCCTTATTCGTCGGACGGCTACGCTACTACAAAGGCGTGGAGTACCTGATCCAGGCTATCGCACGCTTACCGCGAGGTCATGCCATTATCGCCGGTGGGGATGCCACGGTGCGTGGTTACGATCTCGTGAGGCTCGCCGCCGTGTTAGGCGTTGAGCACCGGGTGCATGTGTTAGGGGAAGTTGATCAGATGACGTTACGTGCGCTCTACGCGCTCGCCGATGTGTTCGTATTACCGTCGGTAGCTCGCAGCGAGGCCTTCGGTATTGTCCAAATCGAGGCCCAATTGGCCGGCCTACCGGTGATCTGTACCGAACTAGGTACCGGGACCAGCTTTGTCACTCAACACGGACGAACCGGTTTGGTGGTTCCGCCCGCCGATCCATCGGCGCTGGCCCAAGCGTTAGCAAGCCTCTTTAACAACCCTAGCCGAGCACGCGCGCTTGGGCTGGCCGGTAGAGAACGGGCAATAACCGAATTTCGCCTTTCTCAGATGGTGGAGCGCACTGAGCAGGTGTATCGCGAGGTTACAGCCGTATAA
- a CDS encoding DUF2064 domain-containing protein, whose protein sequence is MQRTTLIFDRTAVLRESFGIEASWWSSAFIADLQTLTMRVTGVTAIVTSAVHIAAESVDGPLVVISGDTPHLPETRLRDAFTLLEAGADLVVGPCDRGGWYLLGIRSPSLAAHLPSTPVLPWLDHMRQQSLRVRQLPFWFRITLPSDLATLATALRTMPATYAPATRRLLGNSDGMLAREWGA, encoded by the coding sequence ATGCAGCGCACAACTCTCATTTTCGACCGTACCGCCGTGTTACGCGAGTCGTTCGGTATTGAAGCGAGCTGGTGGTCGAGTGCCTTTATCGCCGATTTGCAAACGTTGACGATGCGTGTCACCGGAGTGACGGCTATCGTGACAAGTGCGGTACACATTGCTGCCGAGTCGGTTGATGGACCACTGGTGGTGATCAGTGGTGATACTCCGCATTTGCCGGAGACGCGCCTCCGCGATGCCTTTACTCTGTTGGAAGCGGGGGCCGATCTTGTGGTGGGACCGTGTGACCGGGGAGGGTGGTATCTGCTGGGGATACGTTCTCCATCTTTGGCTGCGCATCTTCCCTCTACGCCGGTTCTGCCGTGGCTGGATCATATGCGTCAACAGAGTCTACGTGTACGGCAATTACCGTTCTGGTTTCGGATTACGTTACCATCCGATCTCGCGACGCTAGCTACTGCGTTGCGTACTATGCCGGCTACCTACGCCCCGGCAACGCGCCGTCTCCTCGGCAACAGTGATGGTATGCTGGCGCGGGAGTGGGGTGCCTGA
- a CDS encoding riboflavin synthase: MFTGIIEEIGTVESLTEIDGGWSLTVQATTVLQGTEQGHSIAVNGACLTVTALTNSTFTVGLSPETLRRTNLGDLRIGDGVNLERSLAVNGRIGGHFVQGHVDGTGVITAFHPEGDSLWVTVATTPDLLRYIVPKGYIAVDGTSLTVVEVLPDVFTFMLVAYTQQHITLPRKPVGSRVNLEVDVLAKYVEKFIGEMPYAVRQR; this comes from the coding sequence ATGTTCACCGGTATTATCGAGGAAATTGGTACAGTCGAATCACTTACCGAAATCGATGGCGGATGGTCGTTAACCGTCCAAGCAACGACGGTGTTACAAGGTACGGAACAAGGACACAGTATTGCGGTCAACGGTGCGTGTCTAACGGTGACGGCGCTGACCAATTCCACCTTTACGGTTGGGCTTTCCCCCGAAACCCTTCGGCGCACCAATCTGGGCGATCTGCGAATTGGCGATGGGGTGAACCTTGAGCGTTCACTAGCCGTCAATGGGCGCATCGGCGGGCATTTTGTGCAGGGGCATGTTGATGGGACCGGGGTCATCACCGCGTTTCACCCTGAAGGCGATTCGCTGTGGGTGACGGTAGCGACTACCCCCGACCTGTTACGCTACATCGTGCCAAAGGGGTACATCGCCGTTGACGGGACGAGCCTGACGGTGGTTGAAGTACTGCCCGATGTGTTCACGTTTATGTTAGTCGCATACACGCAACAGCATATCACGTTGCCGCGTAAACCGGTTGGTAGTCGCGTCAATCTCGAAGTTGATGTGTTAGCAAAGTATGTTGAAAAGTTCATCGGAGAGATGCCGTATGCCGTTCGCCAGCGTTGA
- the menC gene encoding o-succinylbenzoate synthase has product MRIEAIELRRIRLPYRSPFETSGWREEANHSVIVTLHSEGAVGWGEAPVGAGPWYNEETQATAWVMMREILAPLLLGHDLSCPEEVDTVFARVRGNRMARAGLEFAAWDLFGRASGQSLSAMLGGNRQRVEVGVSVGVQPSIEALLEVVEGYVSAGYQRVKLKIKPGWDVEPTRAVRERWPDLRLQVDANSIYTLDQAAQLAKLDEFDLLLIEQPLAHDDIIDHAKLQRQLRTPICLDESIVSPAHARWAIELRACGVINIKPSRVGGFHAARQIHDLAQAAGIPVWCGGMLETGIGRAANVGLASLPNFSLPGDISANDRYFHQDIVTNPFTLNPDSTLTVPTGPGSGAEVDLERLQAVTIDYVMLRS; this is encoded by the coding sequence ATGCGGATCGAAGCGATTGAACTGCGCCGGATCCGGCTACCATACCGGTCACCGTTCGAGACGAGCGGCTGGCGCGAAGAGGCGAATCACTCGGTGATCGTCACGTTACATAGCGAAGGGGCGGTTGGCTGGGGCGAAGCCCCGGTCGGTGCCGGGCCATGGTACAACGAAGAGACACAGGCAACGGCGTGGGTGATGATGCGTGAGATTTTGGCCCCACTGCTGCTCGGCCACGACCTGAGCTGCCCCGAAGAGGTAGATACGGTGTTCGCCCGTGTCCGCGGCAATCGTATGGCACGGGCCGGGCTTGAATTTGCTGCTTGGGATTTGTTCGGACGGGCGAGTGGGCAGAGTCTGAGTGCGATGCTCGGTGGTAACCGGCAGCGCGTCGAGGTTGGCGTGAGCGTTGGTGTACAACCTTCCATCGAAGCACTTCTTGAAGTGGTTGAAGGGTACGTCAGTGCAGGTTATCAACGGGTGAAACTAAAGATTAAACCGGGCTGGGACGTTGAACCAACCCGTGCTGTGCGCGAGCGTTGGCCGGATTTGCGCCTACAGGTCGATGCCAACAGCATTTACACCCTTGATCAGGCTGCCCAACTTGCCAAACTCGATGAGTTTGATCTGCTGCTGATCGAGCAACCGCTTGCTCACGACGACATCATCGATCACGCGAAACTGCAACGTCAACTGCGTACTCCTATCTGTCTTGACGAAAGTATCGTATCGCCCGCTCATGCGCGTTGGGCGATCGAGTTACGCGCCTGCGGAGTGATTAACATCAAACCGTCACGGGTCGGTGGGTTTCACGCCGCACGCCAAATCCACGATCTGGCCCAAGCTGCCGGTATTCCGGTCTGGTGCGGTGGTATGCTGGAAACCGGGATCGGACGCGCCGCTAACGTTGGCTTGGCCAGTCTGCCTAACTTCAGCTTGCCCGGTGACATCAGCGCCAACGACCGCTACTTCCACCAAGATATTGTTACCAACCCCTTTACCCTCAATCCCGATAGCACCCTCACGGTGCCAACCGGGCCGGGGAGCGGGGCTGAAGTCGATCTCGAACGATTACAAGCGGTAACTATCGATTATGTGATGTTACGGAGCTAA